A single window of Priestia filamentosa DNA harbors:
- a CDS encoding antibiotic biosynthesis monooxygenase family protein — MFVMNASFEIDKEHEDRLAHKAKKNKQEILEADGVVSFECWRKEHRETVEYVFVSKWEKQEDFKAWISREEHVEEHKEMNKKKKVEEPAVKIKKTLRSFETLEID, encoded by the coding sequence ATGTTTGTTATGAATGCAAGTTTTGAAATAGATAAAGAACATGAAGATCGCTTAGCACATAAAGCAAAGAAAAATAAACAGGAAATTCTAGAAGCTGATGGTGTCGTTTCATTTGAATGCTGGCGTAAAGAGCATCGAGAAACAGTTGAATATGTTTTTGTTTCGAAATGGGAAAAGCAAGAGGACTTTAAAGCTTGGATTTCTCGTGAAGAGCATGTTGAGGAACATAAGGAAATGAACAAGAAGAAAAAAGTGGAAGAACCTGCTGTAAAAATTAAAAAGACGCTTCGTTCATTTGAAACTTTAGAAATAGATTAA
- a CDS encoding rhodanese-like domain-containing protein, producing MVKEITTEELQKKLENGESLHLIDVRENEEVAEGIIPGAVHIPMGEIPQKMDQLDTDKEYIFICRSGRRSENVCFFLEDHGYQARNMVGGMLEWNGEVKR from the coding sequence ATGGTAAAAGAAATTACGACAGAAGAGCTTCAGAAAAAGTTAGAGAACGGTGAATCTCTTCACCTTATTGATGTACGTGAAAATGAGGAAGTTGCAGAAGGAATAATTCCTGGAGCAGTTCATATTCCAATGGGCGAGATTCCTCAAAAAATGGATCAACTTGATACAGACAAAGAGTATATCTTTATTTGTCGTTCAGGTCGTCGCAGTGAAAATGTATGCTTCTTTTTAGAAGACCATGGCTATCAAGCCCGTAATATGGTTGGAGGCATGTTAGAGTGGAATGGTGAAGTGAAACGATAA
- a CDS encoding carbon-nitrogen family hydrolase — protein sequence MKVALIQANVKIGDPDQNFTNIEKLMTKAIERQPDMIVLPEMWNSGYALEKADEVSDLNGERTKEFLSSFAKKNSVMIIGGSTLTSTPQKDFKNTMFVFGQDGRELLSYEKIHLFRLMDEHKYLQAGEKVGLLDYEDMKIGFMICYDLRFPQLSRKLVNEGASLLVNVAQWPTARLDHWRHLLIARAIENQCFIVAVNRCGKSGDTEFPGNSMVIDPLGRVLLEGNDEEEIYHIEISLDEVEEVRNHIPVITDQRLDLY from the coding sequence TTGAAAGTAGCTCTTATTCAAGCAAATGTAAAGATTGGAGATCCAGATCAAAACTTTACAAACATAGAGAAACTTATGACGAAAGCGATTGAGAGGCAGCCTGATATGATTGTGCTTCCAGAAATGTGGAACAGTGGATATGCATTAGAGAAAGCTGACGAAGTATCAGATCTAAACGGAGAGCGAACAAAAGAATTTCTTTCTTCTTTTGCTAAAAAAAATAGTGTGATGATCATCGGAGGAAGTACACTTACAAGCACTCCGCAAAAAGATTTTAAAAACACAATGTTTGTGTTTGGTCAAGACGGCAGGGAGTTGTTAAGTTATGAGAAAATACACCTTTTCCGCTTAATGGATGAACACAAATATTTGCAAGCAGGAGAAAAAGTAGGTTTATTAGATTACGAGGATATGAAAATAGGATTTATGATTTGCTATGATCTTAGATTTCCACAGCTTTCTCGCAAACTTGTAAATGAAGGAGCAAGCCTGCTTGTAAATGTCGCTCAATGGCCTACTGCACGCCTTGATCATTGGAGACACCTTTTAATCGCAAGAGCAATTGAAAATCAATGCTTCATTGTTGCTGTTAATAGATGTGGAAAAAGTGGGGATACGGAGTTCCCTGGAAACTCAATGGTGATCGATCCATTAGGAAGAGTGCTTTTAGAAGGAAATGATGAGGAAGAAATATATCATATTGAGATATCACTAGATGAAGTAGAAGAAGTTAGAAATCATATTCCCGTCATAACAGATCAACGTTTAGATTTGTATTAA
- a CDS encoding sporulation protein Cse60 encodes MKVKLFDKEHEGDLEEAINRFLKTLSDEQIIDIKYNVATAMTEKDQVYCFSALVMYKKG; translated from the coding sequence ATGAAAGTAAAACTGTTTGATAAAGAACATGAAGGGGATTTAGAAGAGGCGATAAATCGTTTTTTAAAAACACTATCAGATGAACAAATTATTGATATCAAATACAATGTAGCAACAGCGATGACAGAAAAAGATCAAGTCTACTGTTTTTCTGCTCTTGTTATGTACAAAAAAGGCTGA